In Trichocoleus desertorum NBK24, the following are encoded in one genomic region:
- a CDS encoding RNA methyltransferase encodes MPMPAFGRASIPRDRYAQLPRRDLVVCASLVQNPANLGGLCRTAEAFRVGSVVVADVALTQERDFKNLAASAHHWQPLQACAVSALPAWVVAQQQAGYCAIALHLRADAVPVFEFCYPQKALLMLGRELTGIPAEIAGLCDAAIAIPQFGMVESLNVQTAAAIAIYEYGRQYPLAEVGIL; translated from the coding sequence ATGCCTATGCCTGCCTTTGGTCGTGCTTCGATTCCTCGCGATCGCTATGCCCAACTGCCTCGCCGGGATTTGGTGGTCTGTGCCAGCTTGGTGCAAAATCCAGCCAATCTAGGGGGGCTGTGTCGGACTGCGGAGGCGTTTCGGGTGGGGTCAGTGGTGGTGGCTGATGTGGCGCTGACGCAAGAGCGAGATTTTAAGAATTTGGCGGCTTCGGCTCATCATTGGCAACCGCTACAAGCTTGTGCGGTGTCGGCTTTGCCTGCTTGGGTCGTGGCTCAACAACAAGCGGGCTATTGTGCGATCGCGTTGCATTTGCGGGCTGATGCGGTGCCTGTGTTTGAGTTTTGCTATCCCCAAAAGGCGCTGTTGATGTTGGGACGAGAGCTGACGGGAATTCCAGCGGAGATTGCGGGTCTTTGTGATGCGGCGATCGCGATTCCGCAGTTTGGTATGGTGGAGTCTTTAAATGTGCAGACTGCGGCGGCGATCGCGATTTATGAGTATGGTCGGCAGTATCCTTTGGCTGAGGTTGGGATACTTTAG